A stretch of DNA from Xyrauchen texanus isolate HMW12.3.18 chromosome 31, RBS_HiC_50CHRs, whole genome shotgun sequence:
aaccgcttatccgaagtcgggtcacgggggcagctgctccagcagggggccccaaacttccctatcccgagccacattaaccagctctgactgggggaccccgaggcgttcccaggccagtgtggagatgtaatctctccacctaatcctgggtcttccccgaggcctcctcccagctggatgtgcctgaaacacctccctagggaggcggccagggggcatccttaccagatgcccaaaccacctcaactgactcctttcaacgcaaaggagcagcggctctactccgagctcctcaccctatctctaagggagaagcccgccacccttctgaggaagcccatttcggccgcttgtactcgtgacctagttctttcggtcatgacccagccttcatgaccataggtgagggtaggaacgaaaactgacctgtagatcgagagctttgccttccggctcagctctcttttcatgacaacggtgcgatagagcgaatgcaataccgcccccgctaccccgattctccggccaacctcccgcttcattgtcccctcactcgtgaacaagacccgaggtacttgaactccttcacttggggcttAAAACActataaatgttcataaaaataaGAACGTTCAGTAGTTATTGACCCAAACTTGGTGGACTGGCaattcggcttgctcactggcgGCCTAAAGACTATAATTGTTATGGCATGATTTCTAATATCGTTAGTCATTATAATTGCACAATTAGcttgattattataatttgttttacagcatcattttctgtaaagctgctttgaagttgtgtgtgttgtgaaaagcgctatacaaatattaGACAATAGAGATAGAGTTTGAccgatatttatttattgttaccgATACTCTCACTTTTCTACTTAATTAGTTATCGGTTCTTTAGTTTCAATATATCAGAAAGCtgaaataaaagtaattattacAAATTGCATATCGGTTATCGGacacttaaaataatatatatcggCACCGGCTATAAATAAAGCAATATCGGCATTCTCTAATTGACAGGTGCTAAATTAAAGCATCCGTTTTTAATTCTGGCTGTTGTTGTGTTTATTGTAGTGAGAACGTTGCAAGAGGTTTCAAGAAACTAAAggtttttgttttcttaatttcTCAACAGTTATATAATCAGTTTCCCAAACTGATGTCCTTGCTTCCAGGACAACACCAgactgcattttccagcatgtcTAAGCTTCAGCCCTTCATGCATGAGGAAATCAACAAACACAAGGAGGAGAGAGACCCGTCCAATCCCAGAGACTACATTGACTGTTATCTGGATGAAATTGAGAAGGTAGTTTTAGGATGTTCTCATGTGTTGATATTTCTTTAAGTGGCTTTTTTTGAGGGCTCAATTAACAGGCGTGACAGGCCTTTAGAGATTttgcaacttttttttataaataatcatgTTTTCACATGTAAGACTCAATGAAAACAACGGCAAGTCACAAAGATCCTTGGTGTGGATTTCTCAATAGGATCCGTTGAGCTGTTAGCACCACCTCGTGGTTTAGACAGCCATGAAAATAGTTCACAACCAAATATTCCCTTTATACACAAATAACACATATATGTTACCATCAGCATATATGAATGAAAAAagagagttttaatgacttttgaCATTGCAGTGTCCTGATCCCAAAAGATCCCAAAAGATGAAAAAGTCTCGTCATTTTGATTTAATTCTCAAAATATTCCggctttaatctcataatgctgcaactttattcttgtaattttactttattctccaaatattccgactttaatctcataatgctacaacttcATTCCcgtaattttaatttattctccaaatattccgactttaatctcataatgctgcaACTTCATTCCcgtaattttaatttattctccaaatattccgactttaatctcataatgctgcaACTTCATTCccgtaattttactttattctccaaatattccgactttaatctcataatgctgcaACTTCATTctcgtaattttactttattctccaaatattccgactttaatctcataatgctgcaACTTCATTCCcgtaattttaatttattctccaaatattccgactttaatctcataatgctgcaACTTCATTctcgtaattttactttattctccaaatattccgactttaatctcataatgctgcaACTTCATTCCcgtaattttaatttattctccaaatattccgactttaatctcataatgctgcaACTTCATTCcgtaattttaatttattctccaaatattcgactttaatctcataatgctgcaACTTCATTCTcgtaattttaatttattctccaaatattcgactttaatctcataatgctgcaACTTCATTCCcgtaattttaatttattctccaaatattcgactttaatctcataatgctgcaACTTCATTCCcgtaattttaatttattctccaaatattccgactttaatctcataatgctgcaACTTCATTCTcgtaattttaatttattctccaaatattccgactttaatctcataatgctgcaACTTCATTCCcgtaattttaatttattctccaaatattccgactttaatctcataatgctgcaACTTCATTCCcgtaattttaatttattctccaaatattcgactttaatctcataatgctgcaACTTCATTCCcgtaattttaatttattctccaaatattccgactttaatctcataatgctgcaACTTCATTCccgtaattttactttattctccaaatattcgactttaatctcataatgctgcaACTTCATTCCcgtaattttaatttattctccaaatattccgactttaatctcataatgctgcaACTTCATTCCcgtaattttaatttattctccaaatattccgactttaatctcataatgctacaactttattccCGTAATTTTACTAGAGTTATAATTAATgcaaaacacaacacagctcTAAAATGCGAATGTGTGTTCATGTTGTAATTCTTGTCTCTTCATCCAAGTGAATTCTCTTTCTTATTGTCCTCAGTGTAAGGACAATGCAGCAGAGTTCACAGAGGAAAACCTCATTCAATGTGTGGTGGATCTGTTTTCAGCAGGCACAGAAACCACCTCTAATACACTCAGATGGGCAGTACTCTACATGGCCAAGTATCCAGAAGTACAGGGTATGATGTCAATGCTCACTTCCTGTTGCTTGTCCTCAGTAAAAACTGCTGTAACATGATGGCTATGTTTGTTCTTCTGTCTATATTGTTTTAAACTCAGAGAAAGTCCAGTCTGAGATTGATCAGGTGATCGGACAGACACGTCAACCCTTGATGGATGACCGAACAAACCTGCCGTACACCTACGCTGTGATCCATGAGATTCAGAGATTTGCAAACATCGCTACCTTTACGCCTCCACGAGTGGCCAACAAGGACACCACAGTGGCAGGATGTCTCATTCCAAAGGTCGGTTCATCGctgcatacagtacatgcatacaTTATGTCCCATTAAGCGTTTGTGGGACAATGTCAAGGTGAACAGTTATGTAGAGAAAGTCTTAAACAAGACAGCATAACCTTAAATAATGAATGGGTCTACAACTATGATCAGTGTTTTGTTAACATAACTTCCAGGGAGTGATAGTGATGCCAATGCTGAAGACAATCCAGCTGGACAAGAATGAATACAGAACGCCTTATGAATTCAACCCTGCACATTTTCTGGATGAAAATAGCAAATTTGTGAAGAAAGAACATTTCATACCATTTTCAATTGGTAGGTAATAATGGCAACTGCATGCATGTtatatatagagttatatatacTAATCTAGTCCCTAATTTACAGGTAAGAGGATGTGTCCAGGTGAGCAGCTCGCTCGAATGGAGCTCTTTCTCTTTTTCACGTGTCTCATGCAGCATTTTACCTTCCTGCCGCTTGAGGGACAGACGCTGAGTCTGAAAGGAACTGTTAGTGTCACCTCCGGGCCTAAACCCTTTCAGATATGTGCTGTACCTCGATAGGGTAGAATTAGAATCAGCTAAGTCAGTGTTTATCCAAAACAACATAACATTAATTCAtggtatacactcactgagtactttattaggaacacaattCTACAGTAATTCTGGGTAGGGCCTCCCTTTGCACTCAAAACAGCCTCAGTTATTTAACAtcacaatttctgcagatttgtcagcagCACATTCATGCTACGAATCTCCCATTCAACCACCTCCCAAAGGTGTTATATTGCATTCAGATCCAGTGACTGGGAAGaccactgaagaacagtgaacttattgtcatgttcatgaaaccagtttgagatgacttttgctttgtgacacgGTGCAAGTAGCCGTTGGAAGATGGGAACATtttggccatgaagggatgcacatggtcagcaacaatactgaaataggctgtggcattcaagcgatgattgattgattggtattaatggacccaaagtgtgccaagaaagcattccccacaccattaaacaaccgccaccagcctggactgtagacacaaggcaggttgggtccatggattcaaagatttgatgccaaATTCTGACCCCAGAGAAGATAGAGAAGATGGTTGGATAGAGAATGGGTAACGACTAACAAATTATCAGTGTTTATTGATTTTCTCTTAAAGCAAATATTGAGTGATAGTCCCAAGTCAGCCATAATTGATTGTGATGATCTGTAAACTATCAGCAGCACCATACTTGTCAAGCAGTACAGATATAATAtgctaatgtgtttgtttgttgctAGCTAGCACCATGCTGCAAGGTTCAATGGAGTTGTATAAACAGATTAATTTAAGATCGACTAACTCAATTAATTTACGTTTTAGCTACACAAAGTATTTGAACAGAGCCTACATTTCTGTTTCATATTAACCTAAATTCAATTGTGTGGAGCTAATGTAcacaattgacccttcgctaagccacCCCCCCGGTTACGGTTGCTCGCTCTCTAACAAGCTCTGCAGATCTCACAGAGAAATGGCGGCGGGGCAActgttgctaagacaggattggtcagaaacgaTATTAAGGGcggggcttagtgaagggtcaattgaATTAAGTTAAACCAACCATTGTTTTATTCTTCAGTGTGTATCTTGTGAATACAATATCCAAAGTTCATAAAAGTTTGTACACATTGGCATCAGGACAATGTGAAGACATGTACCAAATCTCATCAATTTCTGTTGCTGCaatgcagaaattctcaaacagtgggattttcttttgttcttttctttacCAAAAGATAAAAGTGAAATAAGTGATTTGGTTCATTTTATAATGCCCCCAGCTGTCAATAAGGATGTTCTTTCCACCctgtttaacacttttttttcccccatatatacattatctcacaaaagtgagtacacccctcacatttgtgtaaatatttgattatatcttttcatgtgacaacactgaagaaatgacactttgctacaatgtaaagtagtgagtgtacagcttgtataacagtgtacattttctgtcccctcaaaataactcaacacacagccattaatgtctaaaccgctggcaacaaaagtgagtacacccctaagtgaaaatgtccaaattgggcccaaattgtcaatattttgtgtggccaccattattttgcagcactgctttaaccctctttggccatggagttcaccagagcttcacaggttgccactggagtcctcttccactctgTTCACTCTGTTGTGTCGGTCATGCATCATCATGTAACAAAAACAGAAAAGTTGTTTCAAAAGCTGTAGAATAAGACATGTCCTGACATCACCCATGTGATGTTACATTGCAATGGGTTCAAAACTGGTTTCAAACATTGATTTCTTTACAAAAACTGGTGAGCACATCAGCATCAGTTTCAAACCATTCCACAGCAAGATGGGCAAATATATGATTTAGCTCAAAACAGGAAACATTGCCGTGATTTTGTGGTAGCCGTTCAGTCAAAGATCACAAGAGTGAGAGATCGCAATTAGCCCATTCAACATTAAAGATAGATGAGCTTCTAACTGAACTGACCATCCTGCTTCTCACCACATAGTGCTACAGTATAGGATATTGCCTTGTAATTTATTGCAAAAACAATAAACCCTTAAAATGATGTTAACTTTTCCAGGCATTTAGGCCATTACCTCTGCATATCTCTCAGGTGATGCACAAacacttgaaaatgaaaattcataacCAGCAGCAGACTGCATATAAGGTCAAGGGTGTAATTTCATTTCTTGGTGCTAATGGCTTTTTCAGATATGGACTCGACATGTGAGACCTGAATATCAATTAGCTGTATCTTCCACTGTCCTAGTTTTGCATACAGTATCTGAAAAGttcacacttaaagggatagtttacccaaagagTACGATTCCAAACCCAtaatactttctttcttttgtggaacacaattgTAGATGtggaatgttagggactgacagcagcagtcaccattcactttaccTGGGAAGCAAACCCTGTATACTGCTCACTGGATACCAGACTTTCAAAGAGTTCATGGAGCAGGCGGACGTCTTCACAGACCGACTATATTTCCCTGTAAACGACAGGATCTGTGCACGATCTTAGACCGATTTTGCTTAATAAGCTGACCAGGGCTGGGAGGAAGATACATTGAAACTGTACCTGTAGCTTTCCAAGCTGCTCCCAAAATAAAGTAGATCAACTACAATCAAGCTGATCTTTAAAAGTATTTAGGAAGGTACATTAGAAGCTACTCACAAAAACTACTTTGAAGCtatttgaagaaataaaaatgtttttttagatgcATAACAATCggatgatattatttaattctacAGAGATTTAAATAAAGAGATCAACAAGCCATgttataaaatgcatggattgactgtctcagagggGTGAAGGCCCCTCCGcatccagattgaggcgagtttctgtaaattaacaacaaaatacCACAGTGAAACTTGTAACTGTGGTAAAACCAAGGTTATATTTTAAGTTAAGttaaagttagggttaggtttaggggtcagGGTTAATGTGGTGTGACTGTGGGactctaaaaaaaacacaatacacacacactgcagtatTGTATATAGGTATTTAAATATGGGTCAAAATGTATCTGGCACTATTTggaccagggtgcaattagtatttaccattatttgcaccagggtgcaaatagcaccTGCCTTAATATTGTCAATGATAAAAGATACAGAAAATCACCATGtgatttcacctctagaggccgctgttaCGCTATAAGCCCTTCTAACTGTAGAATCATCCAGCTCCGTCCATAGAGGAACATGAaggaataatagtaataaaaaaagctATAAGCACCGATTCATATGTAAAGCCGATATATCAAGATACCTCTTTCTAAAAataggtagttcacccaaaaattttaattctgtcattatttactcactctcacatTGTACTGAACCCAtttgatttctttcttctgtggaacacaaaaggagattttaggcagaattttcagtaaccattcacttatATGTAAAAAGATGTGGTATTCCactgaagaaattaagtcatactggtttggaacaatataggGGTGATGAAATGTCgactgaatgtaattttttttgggtgaactatacctttaacccCCGCATGCCCTCTGTGCCAAAAAAGAGGGTCCCTGGAGCACATATTAAGCTGCTGCCCTAAAGCCCTGGGAGAGGGACGTTATCGGTGGTGCCACGTTCAGATGCTAAGGGTCATTGCAGAAACAATCAGCACAGGGATCTCCCTCAGCAGGCACCAGCAGCCAGCACAGCGCTCAATTGCATTTGTCAAGGCTGGAGAGAAACCACCACAGAGCAGGAACCCAGCAGGGGGACTTCTGGCAACAGCCCGGGACTGGCAGCTAAAGGTTGACCTGGGAAGGCAGCTCAAATTACCACGGCTACACTTAGGCCTGACATGGTCCTCCTTTCAGAATCATCAAGGCAGGTGGTCCTACTGGAAGTGACTGTGCCCTGGGAAGACCGAGTGGAACAGGCATTTGAatggaaggttagggttagggttgggaaTTGGCTGGTGAATGCTGTAGCAGGGGATGGAAGACCTAGGGTTTACCGGCCAGTCGCTCTACAGGGACCTCAAGCTCCTAGGAATAAGGGAACTGCACAACAAGAAAGCCATCAGGAACATCACGGATGCCACTGAAAAGGCATCTAGATGGCTGTGGATCAAAAGGGGTGATCCACACCcatggaggttgcagtgttagcacactgaaacagcaatgtgatagattgtgagcagacttataaagcaacggcttacatgcgattggctaggagtcacccagctaatggtgtgatgt
This window harbors:
- the LOC127624821 gene encoding cytochrome P450 2J4-like isoform X1; translated protein: MGYFYAVFMSFFELESFGPHEQRCLKHSSRFVDNLPLSRMTSVWQALSHLISQWMDVQGILIFLIVLLLVKHLCDVCSKNMPPGPFPLPFIGNILNLGFKDPLGSFQRIAERYGGVCTIYFGDKPLILLTGMKTFKEAFVEQADIFTDRPNFPLNDKLSKGKGLIMSNGHMWRQQRRFALSTLKYFGVGKKTLENSILQECRFLCDTVHTERGLPFNPHHLLTNAVANIISGLVFGHRFEYGDHKFHLMQQYIDDILQLPLSNCGRLYNQFPKLMSLLPGQHQTAFSSMSKLQPFMHEEINKHKEERDPSNPRDYIDCYLDEIEKCKDNAAEFTEENLIQCVVDLFSAGTETTSNTLRWAVLYMAKYPEVQEKVQSEIDQVIGQTRQPLMDDRTNLPYTYAVIHEIQRFANIATFTPPRVANKDTTVAGCLIPKGVIVMPMLKTIQLDKNEYRTPYEFNPAHFLDENSKFVKKEHFIPFSIGKRMCPGEQLARMELFLFFTCLMQHFTFLPLEGQTLSLKGTVSVTSGPKPFQICAVPR
- the LOC127624821 gene encoding cytochrome P450 2J4-like isoform X2; its protein translation is MTSVWQALSHLISQWMDVQGILIFLIVLLLVKHLCDVCSKNMPPGPFPLPFIGNILNLGFKDPLGSFQRIAERYGGVCTIYFGDKPLILLTGMKTFKEAFVEQADIFTDRPNFPLNDKLSKGKGLIMSNGHMWRQQRRFALSTLKYFGVGKKTLENSILQECRFLCDTVHTERGLPFNPHHLLTNAVANIISGLVFGHRFEYGDHKFHLMQQYIDDILQLPLSNCGRLYNQFPKLMSLLPGQHQTAFSSMSKLQPFMHEEINKHKEERDPSNPRDYIDCYLDEIEKCKDNAAEFTEENLIQCVVDLFSAGTETTSNTLRWAVLYMAKYPEVQEKVQSEIDQVIGQTRQPLMDDRTNLPYTYAVIHEIQRFANIATFTPPRVANKDTTVAGCLIPKGVIVMPMLKTIQLDKNEYRTPYEFNPAHFLDENSKFVKKEHFIPFSIGKRMCPGEQLARMELFLFFTCLMQHFTFLPLEGQTLSLKGTVSVTSGPKPFQICAVPR